From the genome of Dehalococcoidia bacterium, one region includes:
- a CDS encoding DUF1800 domain-containing protein, producing MAESDVALLAHLMRRAGFGASRAELDAYAGRSYESVVEELLHPEDQPDVDDDILRRYFPGLVHQDSPGTWNARWIYRMVNSRRPLEEKLALFWHGLFATGWDKSEHTPSSLSQIELFRRVGLQPLQTILLELSRDPAMIYWLDNSENHRDAPNENYGRELMELFSMGLGNYSEQDVKMAARAFTGWTVTQPIPIYPYGYYPSHFVYRAEDHDDSEKTFLGETGRFNGEDIVAIIVKQPATARFIARHLYNFFVADEPQVPAWQQTPPADPEAIEALIAAYNATGGDIRSILRVLFNSDFFKEARFRRVKSPIELVVGTVKLSGAHRQPEPGLLALPGAAGLMGQRLMNPPTVEGWHTGKEWIDGGTLNERVNFAANEIGDVRKPGVQAIAAELKSSGAPLTPAAFVDRCLELAGPLDASSTTRAALLRFAESGGELRFGSEAEQEESRGRVARMLQLIVASPEYQFA from the coding sequence GTGGCCGAGAGCGATGTGGCCTTGCTCGCCCATCTCATGCGCCGCGCCGGCTTCGGCGCCAGCCGCGCCGAGCTCGATGCCTACGCCGGGCGCAGCTACGAGTCCGTGGTCGAAGAGCTGCTGCACCCCGAAGATCAGCCCGACGTCGACGACGACATCCTGCGCCGCTACTTTCCCGGTCTCGTGCACCAGGATTCGCCGGGCACGTGGAACGCCCGCTGGATCTACCGCATGGTCAACTCCCGCCGGCCACTGGAAGAGAAGCTGGCGCTGTTCTGGCACGGCCTCTTCGCCACCGGCTGGGATAAGAGCGAGCACACACCGTCGTCGCTCAGCCAGATCGAGCTGTTTCGCCGCGTCGGCCTGCAGCCGTTGCAAACCATCCTGCTCGAGCTCTCGCGCGACCCGGCGATGATCTACTGGCTGGACAACTCCGAGAACCACCGCGACGCGCCCAACGAGAACTACGGCCGCGAGCTGATGGAGCTGTTCTCCATGGGCCTGGGAAACTACTCCGAGCAGGACGTGAAGATGGCGGCGCGGGCCTTCACCGGCTGGACGGTCACGCAGCCGATCCCCATCTACCCTTACGGCTACTATCCCTCGCACTTCGTCTACCGGGCCGAGGACCACGACGACAGCGAGAAGACCTTTTTGGGCGAGACGGGCCGCTTCAACGGCGAAGACATCGTCGCGATCATCGTCAAGCAGCCGGCCACCGCCCGCTTCATCGCCCGCCACCTCTATAATTTCTTCGTGGCCGACGAGCCGCAGGTGCCCGCCTGGCAGCAGACGCCGCCCGCCGACCCGGAGGCGATCGAGGCGCTGATCGCGGCGTACAACGCCACCGGCGGCGACATCCGCTCGATCCTGCGCGTGCTGTTCAACTCCGACTTCTTCAAAGAGGCGCGCTTCCGCCGCGTGAAGAGCCCAATCGAGCTGGTGGTGGGTACCGTCAAGCTCTCCGGCGCGCATCGCCAGCCTGAGCCTGGCCTCTTGGCGCTGCCCGGCGCCGCGGGGCTGATGGGCCAGCGGCTGATGAATCCACCCACGGTCGAGGGCTGGCACACGGGCAAGGAGTGGATCGACGGCGGCACGCTGAACGAGCGCGTCAACTTCGCCGCCAACGAAATCGGCGACGTGCGCAAGCCCGGCGTGCAGGCGATCGCCGCGGAGCTGAAGAGCAGCGGCGCGCCGCTCACCCCCGCGGCCTTCGTCGATCGCTGCCTGGAGCTGGCTGGGCCGCTGGACGCCAGCTCGACCACGCGCGCGGCGCTCTTGCGCTTCGCCGAGTCCGGCGGCGAGCTGCGCTTCGGCTCCGAGGCGGAGCAGGAAGAGAGCCGCGGCCGCGTGGCGCGGATGCTGCAGCTGATCGTGGCCTCGCCCGAGTACCAGTTCGCCTAG
- a CDS encoding DUF1501 domain-containing protein: MAAAEREPVLVVLQLSGGNDFLNTVIPYEDGIYHDSRPTVRVAEEQVIPIDKTLAFHPQLARFNELYNQGTVAVVQGIGYPNHNRSHFRGMDIWHTCEPEKVATEGWLGKAIRDLDPRHENVLTGISFGRGLPRALAAPEVPVTSVGDLDSYGLMSGIKAQAQRDEALDIFREMYTPAVGAGIVKDYLSHTGVDVLTGADLLKQAPEKYQSTVQYADNPLAKSLRDVARVHLAGLGTRVFYTQHGGYDSHATQLATHPKLLGELSGAVADFFQDLDEHNAADNVVMLVFTEFGRRIKDNGSGTDHGSGGGAYLIGKPVQGGLYGQYPSLEPSQQLNGEDLRHHIDFRGVYATVLEQWLGLDANPIVGGSYEQIRPFRN, from the coding sequence ATGGCGGCTGCCGAACGTGAACCGGTGCTGGTGGTGCTGCAGCTCAGCGGCGGCAACGACTTCCTCAACACTGTCATTCCCTACGAAGACGGCATCTACCACGACTCGCGGCCGACGGTGCGCGTGGCCGAGGAGCAGGTGATCCCGATCGACAAGACGCTGGCCTTCCACCCGCAGCTCGCGCGCTTCAACGAGTTGTACAACCAGGGCACGGTGGCCGTGGTCCAGGGCATCGGCTATCCGAACCACAACCGCTCGCACTTCCGCGGCATGGATATCTGGCACACCTGCGAGCCGGAGAAGGTGGCGACGGAGGGCTGGCTGGGCAAGGCGATCCGCGACCTGGACCCGCGCCACGAGAACGTGCTCACCGGCATCAGCTTCGGGCGCGGGCTGCCGCGGGCGCTGGCGGCGCCGGAGGTGCCGGTGACGTCCGTCGGCGATCTCGACTCCTACGGCCTGATGAGCGGGATCAAGGCGCAAGCGCAGCGCGACGAGGCGCTGGACATCTTCCGCGAGATGTACACGCCCGCCGTCGGCGCCGGCATCGTCAAGGACTACTTGAGCCACACGGGTGTCGACGTGCTCACCGGCGCCGACCTGCTCAAGCAGGCGCCGGAGAAGTATCAATCGACGGTGCAGTACGCCGACAACCCGCTGGCGAAGAGCCTGCGCGACGTGGCGCGCGTGCACCTGGCCGGCCTGGGCACGCGCGTCTTCTACACGCAGCACGGTGGCTACGACAGCCACGCCACGCAGTTGGCCACGCACCCGAAGTTGCTGGGCGAGCTGTCCGGCGCCGTCGCCGACTTCTTCCAGGACCTCGACGAGCACAACGCCGCGGACAATGTGGTGATGCTGGTCTTCACCGAGTTCGGCCGGCGCATCAAGGACAACGGCAGCGGCACCGACCACGGCTCCGGTGGCGGCGCCTACCTGATCGGCAAGCCGGTGCAGGGCGGCCTCTACGGCCAGTACCCCTCGCTGGAGCCGAGCCAGCAGCTCAATGGCGAAGACCTGCGCCACCACATCGACTTCCGCGGCGTCTACGCCACGGTGCTCGAGCAGTGGCTGGGGCTGGACGCCAACCCGATCGTCGGCGGCAGCTACGAGCAGATCCGGCCGTTCCGCAATTAG
- a CDS encoding NHL repeat-containing protein — protein MPRAHALLRAGFPYIKTLGMRRLTTNPVDIALGEEGRIYVLCRGELGTEIRRYSWDDDDRDTIGGAGTAEGKFIWPAALIRDREERLFISDEALNRITIMDGEGKCLGTWGEAGSGEGQLNRPSGIAFENSDGGSDENLLVVDTMNHRVQRFSRDGRFISAFGRFGTGPGEFNMPWGIAVDDEGRIYVSDWRNDRVQIFDAGGEFVSAFGSSGAEEGQFNRPAGLAVDRDGDIYVADWGNNRVQLFSPEGRYVEQFVGDATLSRVARDYLLANPKPLRLREMARLEPQKRLKGPGSVRVDTEGRLFICDHGCHRIQVYQKEAYVLGPDAIAPERRSPTLMTT, from the coding sequence ATGCCACGAGCACACGCCCTGCTGCGGGCGGGCTTCCCCTACATCAAGACGCTGGGCATGCGCCGCCTGACCACCAACCCGGTGGACATCGCCCTGGGCGAGGAGGGCCGCATCTACGTGCTCTGCCGCGGCGAGCTGGGCACGGAGATCCGCCGCTACAGCTGGGACGACGACGACCGCGACACGATCGGCGGTGCCGGCACGGCCGAGGGCAAGTTCATCTGGCCCGCGGCGCTGATCCGCGATCGCGAGGAGCGGCTCTTCATCTCCGATGAGGCGCTGAACCGTATCACGATCATGGACGGCGAGGGCAAATGCCTCGGCACGTGGGGCGAGGCGGGCAGCGGCGAGGGCCAGCTCAACCGCCCTTCCGGCATCGCCTTCGAGAATTCAGATGGAGGCAGCGATGAAAACCTGCTCGTGGTGGACACGATGAACCACCGCGTGCAGAGGTTTTCCCGCGATGGGCGCTTTATCTCCGCGTTCGGCCGCTTCGGCACTGGCCCCGGCGAGTTCAACATGCCCTGGGGCATCGCCGTGGACGATGAGGGCCGCATCTACGTCAGCGACTGGCGCAACGACCGCGTGCAGATCTTCGACGCCGGCGGCGAGTTTGTGAGCGCCTTCGGCAGCTCTGGCGCGGAGGAGGGCCAGTTCAACCGCCCGGCTGGTCTTGCGGTCGACCGCGACGGCGACATCTACGTGGCCGATTGGGGCAACAACCGCGTGCAGCTCTTCAGCCCGGAGGGCCGCTACGTCGAGCAGTTCGTGGGCGACGCCACCCTCTCGCGCGTGGCCCGCGACTACCTGCTGGCCAACCCGAAGCCGCTGCGCCTGCGCGAGATGGCGCGGCTGGAGCCGCAGAAACGGCTCAAAGGCCCCGGCTCGGTGCGCGTGGACACCGAGGGCCGCCTCTTCATCTGCGACCACGGCTGCCACCGCATCCAGGTCTACCAGAAGGAAGCGTACGTGCTCGGCCCCGACGCGATCGCGCCCGAGCGCCGCTCGCCCACGCTGATGACGACGTAG